A single Limanda limanda chromosome 19, fLimLim1.1, whole genome shotgun sequence DNA region contains:
- the si:ch211-195b13.1 gene encoding STKc_SGK domain-containing protein has translation MAVTEAGCDLTYCKMRGIVTVLAAFIKERKMGLNDFIQKLVSTPHICQHVEVNTLLKIDENQNEELEKELLDNPMCLNSRSSLAEDTQIKPCDFDYLKIIGKGSFGKVLLARHKESCEYYAVKVLQKKIIMKKKEQKHIMAERSVLMKNIKHPFLVGLHYSFQTNDKLYFVLDYVNGGELFYHLQRERVFLEPRARFYAAEIASALGYLHSLHIVYRDLKPENILLDSQGHIVLTDFGLCKEGVEANGTTTTFCGTPEYLAPEVLQKRAYDRTVDWWCLGSVLYEMLYGLPPFYSRNTAEMYNNILHKAPVLKPNVSNAGRELLEGLLQKDCTKRLGVKDDFLELKFHSFFSPINWDDLMAKKIVPPFIPSVSGPTDLRHFDPEFTHMPVSSSLCNDTLAVTSSIREAAGAFPGFSYGPPADLSFM, from the exons ATGGCCGTGACCGAAGCTGGATGCGATCTAACTTACTGCAAGATGAGGGGGATCGTTACCGTCCTCGCCG CTTTCATCAAGGAGAGAAAAATGGGGCTGAACGACTTCATCCAGAAGCTGGTGTCTACCCCACATATCTGCCAGCA tgtcgAAGTGAACACTCTCCTGAAGATTGATGAGAATCAAAATGAAGAGTTGGAAAAGGAACTTCTTGACAATCCT ATGTGCCTAAATTCCAGAAGCTCACTGGCCGAGGACACTCA GATCAAACCCTGTGATTTTGACTACCTCAAAATCATCGGCAAAGGCAGCTTCGGAAAG GTTCTGCTGGCTCGGCACAAAGAGTCCTGCGAATACTACGCCGTCAAAGTTCTGCAGAAGAAAATCattatgaagaagaaagag cAAAAGCATATCATGGCCGAGCGCAGCGTGCTGATGAAGAACATCAAACATCCCTTCCTGGTGGGCCTGCACTACTCCTTCCAGACCAATGACAAACTCTACTTTGTGCTGGACTACGTCAACGGTGGAGAG CTGTTCTACCACCTCCAGAGGGAGAGGGTCTTCCTGGAGCCCAGAGCCCGGTTTTACGCGGCTGAAATCGCGAGTGCGCTCGGCTACCTCCACTCCCTGCACATCGTGTACAG GGACCTGAAGCCGGAGAACATCCTGTTGGACTCGCAGGGCCACATCGTGCTGACGGACTTCGGTCTCTGCAAAGAAGGCGTCGAGGCCAACGGAACCACCACGACTTTCTGCGGGACGCCAGAG TACTTGGCCCCTGAGGTTCTCCAGAAGCGGGCGTACGACCGCACCGTGGACTGGTGGTGCCTGGGATCCGTGCTCTACGAGATGCTCTACGGACTT CCTCCGTTCTACAGTCGCAACACAGCGGAGATGTACAACAACATCCTGCACAAGGCGCCGGTGCTCAAGCCCAACGTGTCCAACGCAGGCCGGGAGCTGCTGGAGGGGCTCCTGCAGAAGGACTGCACCAAGAGGCTGGGGGTCAAGGATGATTTT ctTGAACTCAAGTTCCATTCCTTCTTTTCTCCAATCAACTGGGACGACCTGATGGCCAAGAAGATCGTCCCTCCTTTCATCCCCTCAGTG TCTGGTCCCACTGACCTGCGACACTTTGACCCCGAGTTCACCCACATGCCcgtgtcctcctccctgtgcAACGACACCCTGGCTGTGACGAGCAGCATCAGGGAAGCAGCCGGAGCCTTCCCGGGTTTCTCCTACGGGCCTCCAGCGGACCTCTCCTTCATGTGA